The region ATTGATCAGCCTTGCCAATGTCCCTTTGTGGCGCCGCTCTTCTTGCTCACCCAGAATCATGGCGACCAGATGACCTTTCTTGCCCAACTCCGCCAGCCCGTTCTCCAGTGAGCTTCGCCCGAGATTCAGGCCTCCTTCCAGTGCTTTTTCCACCCGCACATCGAACCATGATTCGATACTTTTACTGAGAAACTGTACCGAGACAACGTAAACAAGAAATCCGGGCAAGATCGCGATCACTGAAAAAATCATGACCAACCGCAACGTCAATTTTGCACCATATACCTGCTGTTTGAGCTTGTTGCGCAACTGCCACACTTGCGAAGCAACCAGGCCAGCCAAGCCTAGCGCGAGGAGGCCGGACATCATCAACAACACGTAGTAGTTGTGCGAGAAAAGATCGGTATTTGCGCTGGCGCTGGACAGCAGATACAAGAGCGCAGTACCGATGATGCCGCTGATGATAACCAGGTACTTCATGGTTCAACCTCGGTTTCAACCGGCTTGATTTGCCAACGGTAAGGCTCCGACTCCAGCTTCCAGTCTTCGTTGGTCAGCGCATTCACCTGTAGAGGCTTGGGTAATTGCGTCACATCCAATTTCATCTGCACGATGGCAGAACAGCATTCGCTCCCCTTTTTCAGCAGCCTTGAAAAATATCCCCCGCCTTTCTTGTCCAGGAACTCAATTGGAACAGGAGGTGAAGTTTGATGGCCAAGAACCTGCAGAGCATCTTTCAAGTCATTGAAGCTCTGAAACAAGGAACCGTGCGTGATCCGGTATTGCTGCGTAAGTGCGTTGAATGAGAGTTTGGCAACCTGCTCGTCTCTTGCAACATCGGTATCCAGCCAATACCAGCGTGATCGATTGATGGTCAGTTCGCTGACAAAATACAGCGTCACACCGTGCTTCAGTGCCATTTCAATCATTGGGGACAGTTGTATGTCGAAATCAACAGATAGCCGGTAGCCTTCGTCTGTTAGCCGCGCCTCTGCCTTGCTGATGCTGATGCCTTCCGCGACCGCTAAAGAGGTGCACAAGCTTAGGCCGATCACCCAGATCGACCGATAAAGCCAATTAAGCTTGTTTGTGCAGCAGCGCATAAAAGAACCCGTCGTGGTCTTCGTTTGGAAGCAACTGGCCGTCAGACATACCCGGTACAGACAGTTCTAATCGTACCGCATCGTTGTGCTGGGATAAAAATGCTGCAACTACCCGCTGGTTTTCGCGCGCAAAAATCGTGCAGGTCGCATACAGCAATTTACCATCTCTTTCCAGCAGCGGCCACAATGAATCCAGTATCTGTTTCTGCTGTACCGCAAAGCTTTCAATGTCATCCGCTCTACGCAACCACTTGATGTCCGGGTGGCGACGCACTACTCCTGACGCGGAGCAGGGCACGTCTGCCAGAATACGCTGGAATAACCTGCCATCCCACCAATCTTTGGGCCTGGCCGCATCGCCGCAGGCTATTCGCGCTTCCATGTGCAACCGTTGAAGATTTTCTCGTACTCGCTGCAAACGCGGCTCTTCTTTGTCTACTGCCAACAGATCAATTTTTGCCAACTCCAGCAAGTGCGTAGTCTTGCCACCCGGCGCTGAACAGGCATCGAGTACGTGCATGCCATCTTTTACATCCAGCAATTTTGCCGCATATTGCGCACCGGCATCTTGCACCGATATCCAGCCCTCGTTGAATTTTGGCAGGCGCTCTACCGGCACCGGTCGTTCCAGTTTCAGCGCGCCGGGTTGGACAACCGTCGCTACGATGTCTTGCGCCGCCAACATTGTCTGGTATTCAGTCAAGCTTGCTTGTCGTGCATTTACTCGCAGAGTCATCGGCGGATGCCGGTTTCCCTCTTCCAGAATTTCGTCAGCTCTTGTTCCGTACTGCGCTTTGACAACATCGACCCACCATTCCTGGTAAGCGTAGCGGCTTTCTTCTTTCAGATCGGCAGCTTCCAGCAGCGCCGACTGCCTGCGCAAAAAGTTGCGCAGTACTGCATTGACCAAACCGCTGGCTGCAGGATTGCTGCTCTTTGCTGCTTTTACTGCCTGATCGACGATCACATGCGCGCCTGCCTTGGTGTATTGCAACTGATAGATTGCCACGAGCAGCAGATTGCGTAACGCCGTATCGGGGATGGGTCGTTCCAGCAGACTGTCCAGCATGAAATCCAGGCGAGAGTAATAACGCAGAGTGCCATAGCACAGGTCTTGCAGCGCACCTCTTTCCTGTGTGGTATCGAATTGTTTGCGCAGCGTTTCGGTCAAGACCTGGGTGAGATTGCGCCCGCCATGCACGACTTTGCTCACTATTTTTCCTGCTTCCAGTTGGATAAGCTGCATGATCAGTTGGTCGTACTAAAACGATCTCCGACTCTCACGGGAAAGCTTTGAACGAATTGTGCGACAGGCAAAGCTTTTCCTCCGGGTTTTTGCAATATCTCCAGCGCGAGCACACCTTTGCCGCATGCGACATAGATACGCTCTTTATCCACAGCAATGACATTTCCAGCCGCAGCTCCACTGCCTGAACCCAAAGTCGCTTTCAATATCTTGATCGTTGTCTCTCCAAATTGTGCATAAGCGGTCGGAAACGGAAAATATCCACGTACGGCTAGTTCCAGCTGCTTCGCTTCCTTCGTCCAGTCCAGTTGCCCTTCTGTTTTGGTCAGTTTGGCCGCATAGGTTGCCTGTTGCGAGTTTTGCTGTTCCGGATGCAGGTTGCCTAGTTCCAGATCTTGCAGGGCTTCGATAATGGCCTGTGCTCCCAGTTCGGCGAGTTTGTCGTGCAAGCTTTGCGCTGTATCAATTGCCTCGATCGTACAAACCTTCTTTACCAGCATATCGCCCGTATCCAGGCCTTCATCCATCTGCATGATGGTGATGCCGGTTTCGGTGTCCCCCGCGAGGATAGCCCGTTGTATCGGCGCCGCACCGCGCCATCGCGGCAACAGTGAGGCATGAATGTTCAGGCAACCGTGTCGTGGCAACTGCAATACCGCTTTTGGCAATATCAGACCATATGCCGCAACTACCATTACATCAGCATCGAATCGGGCGATGGTCTGTTGGATTTCCTCATTTTTCAGAGTGGCGGGTTGCAGGACCTGCAGTCCATGCTGCAGCGCGAGTTGCTTTACCGGACTGGCATTCAGGTGCATACCGCGGCCCGATGGCCGATCAGGCTGGGTAAGCACAGCTACGATGTTATGTTGTTTGACCAGAGCAGCCAATGCGCTGGCCGCAAACTGCGGTGTTCCGGCGAATATGATGTTCACGGTTTCGGTCTTAGAACGTCTCGCGCCGTTGTTTTTTCAACTTGGCGCGAATACGTGTTTGTTTAAGATGCGAAAGATGTTCGACAAAGACTCGGCCCTGAAGATGATCCATCTCGTGCTGGATGCACACTGCAAGTAGTCCTTCCGCTTCCAGTGTGAATGGCTCGCCATGCTCGTCAAGGGCACGGACGGTTATGCGCTCGGCCCTGGTGACGTTTTCATAGATTCCGGGAACGGATAAGCAACCTTCTTCGTTCTCTTTCTCACCCTGACTATGCACCAATACCGGGTTGATGAACACTTTCAGGTCGTCATGCATCTCTGACACGTCGATCACGATCAATTGTATATGTTGGTCCACTTGCGTTGCAGCCAGTCCGATTCCCGGGGCGGAATACATGGTCTCAGCCATATCCCGCACCAGTTTGCGGATGGTTTCGTTGATCTGATCCACCTTCTTTGCGACTTTGTGCAGCCGCTCATCGGGGTACTGCAGGATAGGGAGAATTGCCATAAATGCTTGCCAACTGAAGAGACTAGATGCAGAATTTAAACCGCCGTGCAAACATCACACCGCTTTCCTTTACTTTGCTGGGGTTTTTCCATGCGCAAGATTATATCGCTGATTTGTCTCCTGTTGCCCATCACCCTTTATGCTGATGAGCTTAAATTGCAGGAAAATGCGCCAGACCGCTATGTCGTAGTGAAGGGCGACACACTATGGGATATCTCCGCAAAATTCTTCAAGGATCCCTGGAAATGGCCGCAGATATGGGGTTACAACAAAGATACCATCAAAGATCCGCACTGGATCTATCCCGGAAATGTAGTCTATCTTGATCCCGGTACGCAAACTCTAAAAGTCGGGGAGTCGGTTCAAGGTACTGCATCAGAATCTGAAATTCCCTCCGTAACTGAGAACGGGCAATCCTCATCCGACACTGTGAAGCTCTATCCCCGCGCCCGCCAAATCACCGGCAAAGGCGAAGCAATCCCTATTATTTCACTGAAAGACATTGGCCCTTTCCTTAGTCGCCCATTGGTAGTCGATGAGAATGAACTCGATACCTCTCCCGTACTGATAGGTACTTATGAACATCGAAAGCTGATTGCTACAGGCGACATCGCTTACGCAAAGGACATGCCCAACAATAAGGGAGAGCGCTGGCAGATCTACCGTCCGGGTCAGACCTTCAAAGATCCAGATACTGGTGAGATATTAGGTCATGAAGTCGTGTATTTGGGCGACTCGGTCGTTGAAAAATTCGACGCTATATCTACTTTGAAGATTACCAGATCCATTCTTGAAATTGCACCCGGTGATCGCTTCGCGCAAGCCACGACAGGATTTGCCAGCAACTATCAACCGCGCGCCCCCGAGAAACAAATCAATGCGCAAGTCATTTCCATTTACGGAGGCCTGCAACAAGCCGGACAGAATTCTGTCGTCACTTTAAATAAAGGTCGTCGCGACGGTTTGGACAATGGGCATGTGCTGGCGTTGTTTCAGAAAGGTGACGTAGTGCCAAGCGATAGTAGCTTTTCTGCTGACACTACATTGCCGGATATGCGTTACGGATTGCTATTCGTCTTCCGCGTGTTTGACAAGGTTTCCTATGCGCTTGTAATGCAAACCAAGCTCCCCGTCCAACTGTTTGACCGTGCAAGCACTCCTGATTGATTAATGGCAATCGACGCCTCACTCGCGTCATGGATTATCCTGAGTCAAATACCCGGCTTGGGTAACGAGGGCTTGCGTCGTTTGCTGCAGGCCTTCGGTTCCGCCGACGCTGTTCTTAATGCCTCCGTTTCTTCTTTATCCCAACATGTCAAACCTGTTGTAGCCCAAGCAATTTCGCAAGGGGTTGATGAATCTGCGCTTGACGCCGTTTCAACATGGCTAGGCGATCCGCTCAATTCTGTCCTTACAGTTGCCGATACTGATTATCCCCAAACCCTGCTCAATATTTCAGATCCGCCTTTGCTGTTGTACGTAAAGGGAAGACTCGACTTATTGAACATGAGTTCTCTTGCTATAGTCGGCAGCCGCAACGCTTCTGCGCAGGGTTTACGTAATGCCGAGGCCTTCTCCAAATCAATTTCTGATGCAGGCTTGTGTATCATCAGCGGCATGGCGCACGGCATTGATGCTGCTGCACACCTTGGAGGACTGCAGGGCGTCGGTTCCAGTATTGCCGTTGTTGGGACAGGTTTGGACAAAGTTTATCCCGCGGCCAACCGCGAACTTGCGCATCGCCTGGCGCAGCATGGAGCCATCGTTTCTGAATTCCCGCTTGGAACGCCGCCCCTGCCGGCAAACTTCCCGCGCCGGAACCGCATCATCAGCGGATTGAGTCTTGGCTGTCTGGTGGTTGAAGCATCGGTTCAAAGCGGCTCACTTATCACGGCGCGTATGGCCCTGGAGCAGGGGCGGGAGGTCTTTGCGATCCCCGGTTCCATTCATTCACCGCAATCCAAGGGTTGCCATGCACTTATCAAGCAAGGTGCGAAATTGGTTGAAAGCGCACAGGATATTTTGGAAGAGATCGGTTGCCGCGCTCCTGCCGCCACTCAGACTACTGCTACGGAACACCCACTTTTCGCACATATGGGCTTCGACCCGCTCGATGCAGAGAGCCTTGCAAATCGCAGCGGCTTGACGATAGGCGAGCTATCCGCCATCCTGTTGCAACTGGAACTCGACGGGCACATCGCATCTTTGCCCGGCGGTTTATATCAACGAATCACATAAATCACTCATTCATGTTCGATATTTTGCTTTTTTTGTTTGAAAGTTACTTCGATATCGGTAGCTATCCCGACCACGACAAACTCTCTGTAAAGCTTACTGCTGCCGGGTTTGAAGAAGACGACATCAGCCAGGCATTAACCTGGCTGTCCGGTTTGAAGCAACTTACCGGGGCTGCATATCCCGAAAGCATCAACCACAGCGGTATCCGCATTTATACTGATTTCGAAGAGGAACGCATCAGCCCTGAAGGCTTGCGCTTTCTTTCGTTCTGGGAACATAACAAGGTCATCACACCGATCGAACGTGAGATGATCATCGACCGCGTACTCGCTTTGGGTCGTAAGAACTTGTCCTTGGACAAGATCAAACTCATCGTACTGATGGTGTTGTGGAGCCAACATGAGGATCTCGACCCGATGATTATCGAAGATCTGCTCACCCCCGTTGACGCAGCACAGGCTCACTGAAACCAATAATGGCAACCAATCTTCTTATCGTCGAGTCTCCGGCCAAGGCCAAGACCCTTAAAAAGTATCTGGGCAAGGACTTCGAGGTCCTTGCTTCATATGGACACGTGCGCGACCTGATTCCCAAAACCGGTGCGGTAGATCCGGACAACAACTTCGCCATGCAATACGAGACCATCGCGCGCAACAGCAAGCATGTCGATGCCATCGCCAAAGCAGCCGCGGAAGCCGATCACATCTACCTTGCGCCCGACCCGGACAGGGAAGGGGAGGCGATAGCCTGGCATATCTCCGAATTACTGAAAGGCAAGCGCGCGCTCAAGGGTAAATCCATGCAGCGCGTGGTATTCTACGAGATTACCGAGTCTGCCGTTAAAGAGGCTGTTGCTCATCCGCGCGAGATTTCGATTCCTTTGGTTAATGCCCAGCAGGCGCGGCGTGCACTGGATTATCTGGTCGGCTTCAATCTTTCTCCTTTATTGTGGCGCAAAATCCGCCCCGGTTTGTCGGCTGGCCGTGTGCAAAGTCCGGCACTGCGCCTGATCGTGGAGCGCGAACTGGAAATCGAAAAGTTCAAGAGCCAGGAATACTGGTCAGTTCATCTTGATAGCCAGAAGAACAGCATCCCGTTTACTGCCAAACTATTCCAGTATCAAGGCAAGAAGCTCGAGCAGCTCAGCATTGGCAGTCAGGCTGAATACGACGCGATTCACGCCAAACTGGTCGACGCCAAATTACCACCGAAAGTGGTGCGCGTCGAAAAGAAAGCCAAGCAACGCAACCCTGCTGCACCTTTTACAACTTCCACCTTGCAGCAGGAAGCGGTGCGCAAACTGGGCATGACCTCGGATCGCACTATGCGCACTGCGCAGTCGTTGTACGAAGGCGTCGATATCGGCGGGCAAACCATCGGTTTGATCTCCTATATGCGTACCGATTCGGTCAATCTTGCGAACGAGGCCGTGGCAGAAATTCGCGGCTATATCCGCGACAATTTCTCATCTGAATATCTGCCGGGCAAGCAACCCGCTTACAAGAGCAAATCCAAGAATGCGCAAGAAGCGCATGAAGCGATCCGGCCAACCTCGATTCTCCGCACGCCGGATAGCCTGCGTGATCATTTGAACATCGACCAGATGCGTCTGTACGAAATGATATGGAAGCGCACACTCGCATGCCAGATGGCTCCGGCTCGATTCGATACAGTGAGTGTCGACATCCGTTTAAGCAGTGACGACACCCTGTTCCGAGCTTCCGGCCAGACGCTGGTATTTCCCG is a window of Sideroxydans sp. CL21 DNA encoding:
- a CDS encoding DUF494 domain-containing protein, whose protein sequence is MFDILLFLFESYFDIGSYPDHDKLSVKLTAAGFEEDDISQALTWLSGLKQLTGAAYPESINHSGIRIYTDFEEERISPEGLRFLSFWEHNKVITPIEREMIIDRVLALGRKNLSLDKIKLIVLMVLWSQHEDLDPMIIEDLLTPVDAAQAH
- a CDS encoding LysM peptidoglycan-binding domain-containing protein is translated as MRKIISLICLLLPITLYADELKLQENAPDRYVVVKGDTLWDISAKFFKDPWKWPQIWGYNKDTIKDPHWIYPGNVVYLDPGTQTLKVGESVQGTASESEIPSVTENGQSSSDTVKLYPRARQITGKGEAIPIISLKDIGPFLSRPLVVDENELDTSPVLIGTYEHRKLIATGDIAYAKDMPNNKGERWQIYRPGQTFKDPDTGEILGHEVVYLGDSVVEKFDAISTLKITRSILEIAPGDRFAQATTGFASNYQPRAPEKQINAQVISIYGGLQQAGQNSVVTLNKGRRDGLDNGHVLALFQKGDVVPSDSSFSADTTLPDMRYGLLFVFRVFDKVSYALVMQTKLPVQLFDRASTPD
- the def gene encoding peptide deformylase, translated to MAILPILQYPDERLHKVAKKVDQINETIRKLVRDMAETMYSAPGIGLAATQVDQHIQLIVIDVSEMHDDLKVFINPVLVHSQGEKENEEGCLSVPGIYENVTRAERITVRALDEHGEPFTLEAEGLLAVCIQHEMDHLQGRVFVEHLSHLKQTRIRAKLKKQRRETF
- the rsmB gene encoding 16S rRNA (cytosine(967)-C(5))-methyltransferase RsmB, translating into MQLIQLEAGKIVSKVVHGGRNLTQVLTETLRKQFDTTQERGALQDLCYGTLRYYSRLDFMLDSLLERPIPDTALRNLLLVAIYQLQYTKAGAHVIVDQAVKAAKSSNPAASGLVNAVLRNFLRRQSALLEAADLKEESRYAYQEWWVDVVKAQYGTRADEILEEGNRHPPMTLRVNARQASLTEYQTMLAAQDIVATVVQPGALKLERPVPVERLPKFNEGWISVQDAGAQYAAKLLDVKDGMHVLDACSAPGGKTTHLLELAKIDLLAVDKEEPRLQRVRENLQRLHMEARIACGDAARPKDWWDGRLFQRILADVPCSASGVVRRHPDIKWLRRADDIESFAVQQKQILDSLWPLLERDGKLLYATCTIFARENQRVVAAFLSQHNDAVRLELSVPGMSDGQLLPNEDHDGFFYALLHKQA
- a CDS encoding DUF4390 domain-containing protein — protein: MCTSLAVAEGISISKAEARLTDEGYRLSVDFDIQLSPMIEMALKHGVTLYFVSELTINRSRWYWLDTDVARDEQVAKLSFNALTQQYRITHGSLFQSFNDLKDALQVLGHQTSPPVPIEFLDKKGGGYFSRLLKKGSECCSAIVQMKLDVTQLPKPLQVNALTNEDWKLESEPYRWQIKPVETEVEP
- the fmt gene encoding methionyl-tRNA formyltransferase — protein: MNIIFAGTPQFAASALAALVKQHNIVAVLTQPDRPSGRGMHLNASPVKQLALQHGLQVLQPATLKNEEIQQTIARFDADVMVVAAYGLILPKAVLQLPRHGCLNIHASLLPRWRGAAPIQRAILAGDTETGITIMQMDEGLDTGDMLVKKVCTIEAIDTAQSLHDKLAELGAQAIIEALQDLELGNLHPEQQNSQQATYAAKLTKTEGQLDWTKEAKQLELAVRGYFPFPTAYAQFGETTIKILKATLGSGSGAAAGNVIAVDKERIYVACGKGVLALEILQKPGGKALPVAQFVQSFPVRVGDRFSTTN
- the dprA gene encoding DNA-processing protein DprA, producing the protein MAIDASLASWIILSQIPGLGNEGLRRLLQAFGSADAVLNASVSSLSQHVKPVVAQAISQGVDESALDAVSTWLGDPLNSVLTVADTDYPQTLLNISDPPLLLYVKGRLDLLNMSSLAIVGSRNASAQGLRNAEAFSKSISDAGLCIISGMAHGIDAAAHLGGLQGVGSSIAVVGTGLDKVYPAANRELAHRLAQHGAIVSEFPLGTPPLPANFPRRNRIISGLSLGCLVVEASVQSGSLITARMALEQGREVFAIPGSIHSPQSKGCHALIKQGAKLVESAQDILEEIGCRAPAATQTTATEHPLFAHMGFDPLDAESLANRSGLTIGELSAILLQLELDGHIASLPGGLYQRIT